One genomic segment of Hordeum vulgare subsp. vulgare chromosome 2H, MorexV3_pseudomolecules_assembly, whole genome shotgun sequence includes these proteins:
- the LOC123427794 gene encoding uncharacterized protein LOC123427794 isoform X3 codes for MEAAIAWLAQTILATLLIDKMEEWIRQAGLADDIEKLKSEIRRIKMVISAVKGRGIRNEALAESLALLEDHLYDADDVVDELDYYRLQVSNSRSGDQEALPGRLQIQACMLQGTSEGCCYT; via the exons ATGGAGGCCGCGATCGCATGGCTGGCGCAGACCATCCTTGCAACACTCCTCATAGACAAGATGGAGGAGTGGATTCGGCAAGCCGGGCTTGCCGATGACATCGAGAAGCTCAAGTCGGAGATCAGGAGAATCAAGATGGTGATCTCTGCTGTCAAGGGGAGAGGGATCCGGAACGAGGCACTGGCTGAATCTCTCGCCCTTCTGGAGGATCACCTCTACGACGCCGACGACGTGGTGGACGAGCTCGACTACTATAGGCTCCAAGTCTCCAACAGCAGGTCCGGGGACCAGGAAGCACTCCCTGGCCGCCTGCAGATCCAAGCGTGCATG TTGCAAGGGACGAGCGAGGGATGCTGCTACACGTAA